A portion of the Manihot esculenta cultivar AM560-2 chromosome 2, M.esculenta_v8, whole genome shotgun sequence genome contains these proteins:
- the LOC110607773 gene encoding trans-cinnamate:CoA ligase, peroxisomal has translation MDLLPKCDANYVPLTPLTFLNRAAQVYASRTSVIYEGTRFTWRQTDHRCRRLASSLRSLNIVKNDVVSVLAPNVPAMYEMHFAVPMAGAVLNTINTRLDAKTIATILRHSEAKIFFVDYQFVPLAREALRLLMDDHSQECVSSESSFPLVIVIDDIDSPTGVRLGELEYEQLIHKGNPNYVPEHIEDECDPIALNYTSGTTSEPKGVVYSHRGAYLSTLSLILGWEMGSEPVYLWSLPMFHCNGWTFTWGTAARGGTNVCLRNTTAYDMYRNISLHKVTHMCCAPIVFNILLEAKPHEKRQITSPVQVLTGGAPPPASLLQKIEPLGFHVTHAYGLTEATGPALVCEWQAKWNQLPQEDQAKLKARQGISILTLADVDVKDLTTMTSVPRDGKTIGEIVLRGSSIMKGYFKDPNATSKAFKNGWFATGDVGVIHPDGYLEIKDRSKDVIISGGENISSVELESVLYRHPRILEAAVVAMPHPLWGETPCAFVALKKNANGKTDDLKEADIISYCRKNLPHFMVPKKVEFLPELPKTATGKIQKFQLRTLAQTFEVSKSSSENQKLSNKKSGQSDQVNTKIPRYITETHENVLALSRL, from the exons atggATTTGCTACCAAAATGTGATGCTAATTATGTTCCTCTTACCCCTTTAACCTTCTTGAACAGAGCTGCTCAGGTTTATGCCAGTCGCACCTCTGTTATTTATGAAGGTACCCGTTTCACTTGGCGACAGACCGACCACCGTTGTCGCCGTCTCGCCTCATCTCTCCGTTCTCTCAACATTGTAAAAAACGATGTT GTGTCTGTGTTGGCTCCAAATGTTCCAGCTATGTATGAGATGCACTTTGCAGTTCCAATGGCAGGAGCTGTCCTCAACACTATCAATACTAGACTTGATGCCAAGACCATAGCCACCATTCTTCGTCACTCCGAAGCTAAAATCTTCTTTGTCGACTACCAGTTTGTTCCTTTGGCACGAGAGGCCCTGAGGTTGCTCATGGATGATCATTCTCAGGAGTGTGTTTCCTCTGAATCGAGTTTTCCACTGGTTATTGTCATTGACGATATCGACTCACCCACTGGTGTCAGGCTAGGTGAGCTAGAGTATGAACAACTTATCCACAAGGGTAATCCTAATTATGTCCCTGAACACATTGAAGATGAATGTGATCCTATAGCCTTGAACTATACTTCTGGAACCACCTCAGAGCCTAAAGGAGTCGTTTACAGCCATAGAGGTGCCTACCTTAGCACTCTTAGCCTTATTCTTGGCTGGGAAATGGGAAGTGAGCCCGTGTATCTATGGTCACTTCCCATGTTCCATTGCAATGGCTGGACCTTCACTTGGGGAACCGCTGCACGCGGTGGAACCAACGTATGCCTACGCAACACCACCGCTTACGACATGTACCGCAATATTTCTCTTCATAAAGTCACTCACATGTGCTGTGCCCCAATCGTTTTCAACATCCTTCTTGAGGCTAAACCTCACGAGAAACGTCAAATAACTTCTCCTGTTCAAGTACTCACCGGAGGTGCACCACCACCAGCCTCATTGCTCCAAAAGATTGAACCACTAGGATTCCACGTTACGCATGCATATGGCCTGACAGAAGCCACTGGACCAGCCTTGGTTTGCGAGTGGCAAGCTAAGTGGAACCAGCTCCCGCAAGAAGATCAAGCAAAACTCAAGGCGAGGCAAGGGATCAGTATTCTAACGCTGGCTGATGTTGACGTAAAAGATCTAACGACAATGACTAGCGTCCCCAGAGATGGAAAAACAATAGGGGAGATTGTCCTGCGAGGAAGTAGCATCATGAAAGGATACTTCAAGGATCCAAATGCCACCTCTAAAGCATTCAAAAATGGCTGGTTCGCAACAGGGGATGTTGGGGTCATCCATCCAGATGGGTACCTTGAAATCAAGGACCGATCAAAGGATGTCATCATATCTGGTGGTGAAAATATCAGCAGTGTAGAATTGGAATCTGTGCTTTACAGGCATCCCAGAATCCTGGAGGCAGCTGTGGTGGCAATGCCACACCCTCTATGGGGGGAGACTCCCTGTGCATTCGTGGCCCTGAAAAAGAATGCAAATGGGAAAACAGATGACCTTAAAGAAGCTGATATAATATCCTACTGCCGGAAAAATCTTCCCCACTTTATGGTTCCAAAGAAGGTGGAATTCTTGCCGGAGCTACCCAAGACCGCAACcggaaaaattcaaaaatttcagttaagGACTTTGGCGCAGACTTTTGAGGTGTCCAAGAGTAGCAGTGAGAATCAGAAGCTTTCCAACAAAAAGAGCGGCCAATCTGATCAAGTCAATACAAAAATACCGAGATACATCACTGAAACTCATGAAAACGTTCTTGCCCTGTCTCGTCTTTGA
- the LOC110604601 gene encoding LOW QUALITY PROTEIN: probable polyamine oxidase 4 (The sequence of the model RefSeq protein was modified relative to this genomic sequence to represent the inferred CDS: deleted 2 bases in 1 codon) translates to MLKKFIGCSRKDLVGKSGFDRGCFNSSLYNRTIVSGLAAARILYDASFNNHEIDLVVVFILDYSFGYPVDLGASWQEGLANEVLQWYICRMETWFAVDADMISLKRGIRQEHVLSGGRGLMVQGYIPVIKDLAKDINICLSYRVTKICYGPNKVMVMVEDGRNFIADAAIVTVPIGILKANLIQFEPNLPDWKVAAISDIGVGSENKVAIKFDEVFWPNVEFLGIVTPTSYACGYFLNLHKATGYPVLVYMAAGRFAYDLEKLSDESAANFVILLLRKMFPDATEPVLYLVSRWGTDPNSLGYSAYNLFWMTKSGDVYERLCAPLGSLFFTGEAVSMDHQGSVYGAYSAGVMAAENCQRHALENLGHLEKLQLVPLRCELHEAAFPLQISKM, encoded by the exons ATGCTTAAGAAGTTTATTGGTTGTTCAAGAAAAGACTTAGTAGGAAAATCTGGTTTTGATCGTGGTTGCTTCAACTCTTCACTTTATAATAGAACAATTGTTTCGG GGCTTGCTGCTGCAAGAATCCTCTATGATGCATCTTTCAAT AATCACGAGATAGACTTGGTGGTCGTATTCATACTTGACTATTCATTTGGTTATCCGGTGGATTTGGGAGCATCATG GCAAGAAGGACTTGCAAATGAAGTGTTGCAATGGTACATATGTAGAATGGAAACTTGGTTTGCAGTTGATGCAGATATGATATCACTGAAACGTGGGATCAGGCAA GAGCATGTCCTTTCTGGTGGGCGTGGACTTATGGTACAAGGTTATATTCCTGTAATaaaagatcttgcaaaagacATTAACATATGCTTGTCAT ATAGGGTAACAAAAATATGCTACGGGCCTAATAAGGTGATGGTCATGGTTGAGGATGGAAGGAACTTTATAGCTGATGCTGCTATTGTTACAGTACCCATTGGGATTCTAAAAGccaatttaattcagtttgaaCCCAACTTGCCAGATTGGAAAGTTGCTGCAATTTCAGATATCGGTGTTGGCAGTGAAAATAAGGTTGCAATCAAATTTGATGAAGTATTTTGGCCAAATGTGGAATTCTTGGGTATTGTCACACCGACTTCTTATGCTTGTGGTTATTTTCTCAATCTTCACAAGGCAACTGGCTATCCTGTACTGGTCTATATGGCCGCTGGTAGGTTTGCATATGATCTTGAGAAGCTATCTGATGAGTCTGCTGCAAATTTTGTGATCTTACTTCTGAGGAAAATGTTTCCCGATGCAACAGAGCCG GTTCTGTATCTTGTTTCGCGTTGGGGAACAGACCCAAACTCACTCGGTTATTCTGCATATAATTTGTTCTGGATGACT AAGTCAGGAGATGTGTACGAGAGGCTTTGTGCACCCTTGGGAAGTCTTTTCTTTACTGGGGAAGCTGTTAGCATGGATCATCAGGGATCTGTGTACGGAGCTTACTCAGCTGGTGTCATGGCTGCCGAGAACTGTCAAAGGCATGCATTAGAGAATCTTGGTCACCTGGAGAAGCTCCAACTTGTACCTTTAAGGTGTGAACTTCATGAAGCGGCATTTCCCCTTCAAATCTCAAAAATGTAA